One Oscillospiraceae bacterium DNA window includes the following coding sequences:
- the asnS gene encoding asparagine--tRNA ligase: protein MFTPRTRIKSLYAAPEEFSGKNITVAGWIRTIRASNQFGFIELNDGSCFKNLQIVFETGKVQNYVDIAKQNIGASLVITGAVVITPEAKQPFELNASEIKIEGISSPEYPLQKKRHTLEFMREIAHLRPRSNLFNAVFRVRSAAAFAIHKFFQENGFVYVNTPIITASDCEGAGEMFRVTTLDLKNIPLDEKGGVDYSKDFFKRSANLTVSGQLNGETYAMAYSNIYTFGPTFRAENSNTQRHAAEFWMMEPEMAFADLDDNMKNAEEMIKYVVNYVFETCSQDIEFFNSFVDTSLIERLNKLKDSDFGHITYTEAIKLLIESGNKFDYPVSWGIDLQTEHERYLTEKIFGRPVFVTDYPKDIKAFYMRQNPDGKTVAAMDMLVPGIGELIGGSQREERYDLLTERMDELGMKKEDYWWYLDLRKYGSVTHSGYGLGFERLVMYLTGISNIRDVCAYPRTVGNAEF from the coding sequence ATGTTTACACCGAGAACAAGAATAAAAAGTCTTTATGCCGCTCCGGAAGAATTTTCCGGTAAAAATATAACCGTAGCGGGATGGATAAGAACCATACGGGCCAGCAATCAGTTCGGCTTTATCGAGCTCAACGACGGAAGCTGTTTTAAAAATCTTCAAATAGTATTCGAAACCGGTAAAGTGCAAAATTATGTCGATATTGCCAAGCAGAACATCGGCGCTTCTCTCGTTATTACAGGCGCAGTCGTCATAACTCCCGAAGCTAAGCAGCCGTTTGAGCTGAATGCTTCCGAAATAAAGATTGAAGGTATATCATCTCCCGAATATCCGCTTCAAAAAAAGCGTCACACACTCGAATTCATGCGTGAAATAGCTCATCTTCGTCCGAGAAGCAATCTATTCAACGCCGTTTTCAGAGTTCGCTCCGCGGCGGCTTTTGCAATCCATAAATTTTTCCAGGAAAACGGATTTGTTTACGTCAACACTCCGATAATTACCGCAAGTGACTGCGAAGGCGCGGGCGAAATGTTCAGAGTGACGACTTTGGATCTTAAAAACATACCGCTTGACGAAAAAGGTGGAGTGGATTATTCCAAAGATTTTTTCAAACGTTCGGCCAACCTCACAGTTTCCGGTCAGCTTAACGGAGAAACATACGCAATGGCCTATTCAAATATATATACCTTCGGTCCGACTTTCCGCGCTGAAAACTCCAATACTCAGCGTCACGCAGCGGAATTCTGGATGATGGAACCGGAAATGGCATTCGCAGATCTCGACGACAATATGAAAAACGCAGAGGAAATGATCAAATATGTTGTCAATTATGTTTTCGAAACTTGTTCTCAGGATATTGAATTTTTCAATTCTTTTGTTGATACAAGTCTTATCGAACGACTCAACAAGCTTAAAGACAGCGATTTCGGTCACATCACTTATACCGAAGCAATAAAGCTTCTAATTGAAAGCGGCAATAAATTTGATTATCCGGTTTCATGGGGAATCGATCTTCAAACTGAGCATGAACGTTATCTCACTGAAAAGATTTTCGGCCGTCCTGTTTTTGTCACTGATTATCCAAAGGACATAAAAGCTTTTTATATGCGTCAGAATCCGGACGGCAAGACTGTCGCCGCAATGGATATGCTCGTTCCCGGAATAGGAGAGCTTATCGGAGGCAGCCAGCGTGAAGAAAGGTATGACCTACTTACAGAACGCATGGACGAGCTTGGCATGAAAAAAGAAGATTACTGGTGGTATCTTGATCTGCGCAAATATGGCTCAGTCACCCATTCCGGTTATGGGCTCGGATTCGAACGCCTTGTGATGTATCTAACTGGAATTTCAAATATCCGCGATGTATGCGCATATCCGCGCACAGTCGGGAACGCAGAGTTTTAA